A genomic region of Cyprinus carpio isolate SPL01 chromosome B13, ASM1834038v1, whole genome shotgun sequence contains the following coding sequences:
- the LOC109071496 gene encoding forkhead box protein I1c-like — MNTIDAQIHNNSNAAVIPLQQLPKSAHETPDMAVYCDNFSVYHQQSLPAAQRPAGYGLGDYATPNPYLWLNGPSVNSSSSYIHGNNSPSFIPPAYGSQRQYLTNSSGFAGPDLGWLSIASQEELLKLVRPPYSYSALIAMAIQNAHEKKLTLSQIYQYVADNFPFYKKSKAGWQNSIRHNLSLNDCFKKVPRDEDDPGKGNYWTLDPNCEKMFDNGNFRRKRKRRSDSSTGVASNTKPEEDRQLAGIKPTESPHLTGPASPDTDAATDNHKGASPAGLASAPCFNNFFNSMSTLSSSSTPTSRQGSLGLVNELSSRNISALSPYHASSAPDAGGAGELQDSVHVNRGMYYNSFTGGQSAQFNGHFYNSFSVNSLIYPRDGTELKTYDTLNF; from the exons ATGAACACCATCGACGCGCAGATCCATAACAATAGTAACGCTGCTGTCATCCCTCTCCAGCAACTGCCAAAAAGCGCGCACGAGACACCGGATATGGCCGTGTATTGTGACAACTTCAGTGTTTACCACCAACAGAGTCTACCTGCGGCGCAGAGACCAGCGGGCTACGGCCTGGGGGACTACGCGACCCCAAACCCATACCTGTGGCTCAATGGACCcagtgttaactcctcttcgTCTTACATACATGGCAACAACAGCCCGTCGTTCATCCCTCCTGCTTACGGCTCTCAGAGGCAATATCTCACCAACTCCTCCGGGTTCGCCGGTCCGGACTTGGGCTGGCTCTCCATCGCGAGCCAAGAGGAACTGTTAAAGCTCGTGCGCCCGCCTTACTCGTACTCGGCTCTGATAGCCATGGCAATACAGAACGCGCACGAGAAGAAGTTAACTTTGAGTCAGATATATCAATATGTGGCGGATAATTTCCCGTTTTATAAGAAGAGTAAGGCGGGATGGCAGAACTCCATCAGGCACAACCTTTCACTGAATGACTGCTTTAAAAAAGTGCCGCGGGACGAAGACGACCCAG GCAAAGGAAACTACTGGACTCTAGACCCCAACTGTGAAAAGATGTTTGACAACGGCAACTTTCGTAGAAAAAGGAAGCGCAGGTCTGACTCCAGCACAGGTGTTGCCAGCAACACAAAACCGGAGGAGGACCGACAGCTCGCAGGGATCAAACCCACCGAAAGCCCTCACCTCACCGGACCCGCATCTCCTGACACTGACGCGGCCACTGACAACCACAAGGGCGCGTCTCCGGCCGGCCTCGCCAGCGCTCCGTGCTTCAACAACTTCTTCAACAGTATGTCAACCTTAAGCTCTTCTTCTACTCCGACTAGCAGACAGGGCTCTCTGGGGCTAGTAAACGAACTCTCCAGCCGAAATATCAGCGCCTTGAGCCCTTACCACGCCAGCTCAGCGCCTGACGCAGGTGGAGCGGGTGAGCTGCAGGACAGCGTGCATGTCAACCGTGGAATGTACTATAACTCTTTTACCGGCGGCCAGAGTGCACAGTTCAACGGACACTTCTACAACAGCTTCAGCGTGAACAGTCTCATTTACCCTCGAGACGGAACGGAGTTAAAAACCTATGACac TTTGAATTTCTAA